The genomic stretch TTAGATCATCATTAAATGCCAGCTTTCTGTAATATAAAGGCAATAGAAGACATGCAAGAATTTATACTCACAGAGAGATGCACACAAACAGACTTGTGGACTGACTAGCCAGTGTGATCAAGTGTCCCAGAAAGTACAGTACAATTTAATGGACAAGCCAGTGAGTGCTTTTCTCCCCTGTCACCCATATGTCTATGCAGAAAATCTGACTTGGAATCACATTTCTCCAagaacactgtagaaataatgcagtttgacaccatattaaGTGCctgggctccatcctacagaatcctgggatctgcagttttgtgaggcaccagcactctgtcagagaaggctaaagacttgtaaaactacaaattccagaattcagtaggatgagctacagcacttacattggctgtcaaactgcattatttttgctgtgtatATGCACTCTTTGTCTCAGTAGATCACATACCTTCTTGCATTCATATCAAAAACAatataaaggaagaaaaagatgaagcAATGGTGCAATGCTGGTGGTTAAGTAACAGTTTATGAAAGTGCATTTGAAGAGTTCTGACATTAGTTCAGGATATTAACAATTTTGTCCTTGTAGAGTTAGAACGTATAATTTATGAAACCAAGACAGGAATAAATACATGCCAACTCTTTATTAAATATGTCATGCTTTTGATATGGTACTTGATGACATTTCACACTCAGTGTGGTAGATATTAAACTTTCTGATCTAAATCATGCTTTCATGGGAAACTAGGGGAAGAACATTAAAaacaggatttattttttttgccatgACATTCCTGTTTCTTGGATTGTTTTAACTCTACAGCATATTTATAATATGATAAATTATTATGGCATGTATATTATAGATATTTATTGTATACATTATTATAATATTGCACACACAATCATACATATATGTTAATTAAATAagaattttgttatttataaagaAAAGGTATTGTGCCATACCTCTGCTGGAGGCTCATAGTGTCAAAGTGTCAAAGTCTGTCTAATGTCAGAGACAGTATCTATTGTCAAAGACTGCTGATAAATTTCTGGATTGTAGCTGCAATGTTGTGTGGTTGAGGGAGTAGGAGCCATAGACATAAGAGAGTGTTTGAATATAATTCTAAATCAATGTTTGAATGTACATTTAATTAATAAATGGGTTTATGTCCCACCTTCCTGTTAAAAAACAGACACAAATAAATGGATAAGAATTTGAAAAATGTAGCAacttaaacaatataaaataatagccaaacaaataaaagcaattaatgAAAATCAGTCAGTAGATGAACAATTCATAAagtgaataataaaaataattagctAAGATGAATacctttaaaaaacttttttaaaagaccttaaatataataaaagagagtaattctatttctttgttgtgatcaaaacatgcatttatccaCTCTATTTGAGGGCAACGGAAGTCCTTTATTACTATAACACTTTTACCTTTGAATAACAATCTGATTTCATCTTTCATTGCTAGATTACTCTGACCATTTTGGTCAAGGGAATGATAATATGTAACCAGTTAAAATTACTTTTAGATTTTGGTATCACCAACATTTCTGCAGAAGATTATGTCACTATTGAATTTTCTggcttgccttatgcagggatccatttcagaccccGCTGCGTAAGTCAAGTTCCAAATGTGCTTGAGtcctattgaaattaatggagcTTGTGCACATGGTGTGGTGCAGCGCGGTGCACGCACACCATTTTCTCTTTGTCGTGTGGCTTTCAGCTtgagctgaaagccacgtatagcgcacccgtgtatgacgcaggtgcactgtgtATATTGACACATGCTTTTTTATTCACTTTTTAAGGTCAAAAGATATGCTATGGTGATTCAACACATCCTTGCTACATGATAGCCTATTTTCAAGACTTGTCCAGACGTGTGGGTTTCCAGGAGGCTCGCCAAGGCTGTGAAATGGAAGGTGGAGTGCTCCTGAGCCTTGAAAGTGAAGCAGAACAGAAACTGATAGAAAGTATGTTGCAGAACCTCACAAAATCAGGCCCTGGGATTTCTGATGGGGACTTCTGGATAGGGCTATGGAGAAGTGGTGAAGGTCAAACTACATCAAGTGCCTGCCCTGACCTTTATAAATGGACAGATGGAAGCAGTTCACTCTTCAGGTAAATATAGGTGAAGTTGGTTATGTTTCCCATGTGAATAGGGCAGTCatcctttgttattgttgtgtgccctgaAGTAATTTCTACCTCCCTAAGGAGAATGTATTGTGGAATTTTtgactttgttttcctctgaggctgagagtgtaatttgccgaagtgggtttccatggctgggtggggattagaaccctggtttCCATAAGTGTAGTCAGTGCAGAAACCACTGAACTCTGCTGGCTCTCTGTGATCTAACTCTTGAGTTTAGATCAGATTTTGAAAGTCTAAATGCTGAGTTCTagcccccaaataggttcagcactttggatacctCCTCTTCAGTTCAGACTAAAGTCCAGGGTGGACCACAATCCCACTGCCATGGAGCCAACAGGCAAAATTACTATTAAGTAGATTAGTCAACAGCCTAGAGCTCATACTGTTAGGGAACTCAAAATCCCTTATCCCACAACTATATGATAATTTGAATGTAGTGAGTAAGAGTGAAAGTATCAGACTGCATCTCTCTTCTCTGATGGTTTCCTCCTACCtaatcttttcctttttcttccataACCCCCTTGTCTTTGTTTAGTTGCCACAACAGcctgcactttttttctttttccatctgtCTTATCTAGTATTTGAGCCCCCACTATGCAATGAAGAGACCAGACGCGTAAATTGGATGTAAATAATGGGCCTGTATTAGACCTTAaaccttgatgatgatgatgatgatgatgatgatgttttatttatatatttgcacagcgttgtacatacaaacaataaaatggataaagtaaacctgcccatgacaTACAatctaagacaggggtaggcaatctttttgagccgggggccgggttgctgtccctcagacaactgggggggtcgaagccaaaaaataaataattaaataatttttttaaaaattaaatatataaataaaccaggacaaatgtaggacaaaattttcaaatggaagacacttttttttaaaaaaaaatggaggacacgcaaaaaaaattgctgtttttttaaaaatgttaatataaatgcatgtttctgaggcttctatagacaattgccccccaaaggccccggcggcaatcggcggcaggaccgggctggggccggtcccaaggccttgccgggccacatccggcccgcgggccgcaggttgcctacccctgatctaagacataatagcataatacatataaatactacataacaatacaggaaagggttcaataaagtaaaacaggcaacaaatttaaaatgtcagacaacaaataatagtcacgcaatgcctgggaatgcttctctgaacaggatagtcttcaactcagttttgaaactggttaaagatgTAATGAcccatgttcgtgggggaaggagattccaggagtgatgggcagcaagtgaaaagggacgaatccgggatggggcagtgaaaatcctaggctgagacagcagaccttgactaccagaacggagggcccgagtgggaaggtgaggaaaaagaaggactgataaataaggaggggccagcccatgcagggctttaaaagtcaacaacaggagcttatactgaatacaaagggggagggggagccagtgaagggatgataataaaagGAGAGATATGATtggagtggtgggcggatgtaataatgtgtgcagctgaatgctggacagaaattaaaggacggagatcAGAAAAAGGGAGctctgccagaaggaggttacagaaatcaagtcgtgataccACTAGAGCAtagaccagaatcttggcagtagagggtGAGAGAAACCTAAACTGATAGCTGTAACTCTCGCGACTTCAACTGAGTGTGAAATCCTGATGCAGtttcagctgaagccaggtgtctttacctagactacctcttcagccttcccatagGGCGAAAATACCAGACTCTGAGGGCAACCAAATCCTCACATTGTATCCTCAGCCAATCATAGGAATGTAGATATGAGGCACACTCTCCCAAACCCCCTCGAGTTTGTAAGAGTTTGTAAAACCCCAATATCTTTCCCAAAGGCTGTTTCATGAGCAGCCCCCATGGCCCTTGACATGTAAAGGCTACCCtgatccagacctttcacctcaGTGGGGTGCCTAGGTGCACACTGATCTTTCCCACACCCCCATTAAGGCCAAGGGAAACCTATTTAACATCCTGCCCCAAGCCAATCGCCCGTCCCTAGAAACAGTATGAGGTAGACCAAAAACCCTGGGAAAAGGGGAGATAATTCCTACCTAGCCCTGAAGCGACCGAACAGGTCCATAGTGtcttgagggagggagggcaggatgCAATCTTTCAAAAGAGGCTGATGAGGGGGCAAGACAGCTTAAATAGCTTAGGTCTGCCCCCTGTTGGCAAGGTTGGACACATGAGGCCCAGCCCTCTTGTAAAACCTCTGGCTTCTATTCATGGGCGGTCTCAAACTCTACACCCAAGCATATAGTGGCTAGCCACTGTTTGGGTGTCCAATCTGTGAAGTTGAGTTAGTTAGATGTTCATCATGAGATGTACAACAAATAAAGAAGTAACAAGCACAGTGATTTAGATAAACCCAGCTGTGCCATTTAAAATGATGATAGCTGAATGCAGTACTGCTTAAAtagttttcaagggcagcccatTGTATAacatagtgattcccaaactttggtcctccagatattttgaacttcagctcccagaattcctgatgttGACAAACCTGGCTAGGggtctgggagttgaaatccaaagcacCTTGAGGACCAAAATCTGGTGATCACTGGtttaatacaatacagtaaatcAGCAGGGAAGTTGCCATATCAAGACTCATTGTGGTTAGAGAATATCTGTTCAAAAATAGCTATAGCTGGTGAACTGGTCAAAGCTGGTAAATGGTACTGTGCTGAGGTCCCTGAATGACTCTGATGATCAGGCTGGATCTAGGTTACACACTTGCAAAGCCTATCCAAATAATGGACAGTACTTCTCAAGTGTGTTACCCAAGTACACCAAGTACATTGTCATTGCAATATAACTTTATTGGACTTTGCCTTTTCCCCTAATCAGAATTAGAAAGAATAAGACACTTTTGTACATTTAGCTTCTTCTGCTTCCCCACAGACATCttaacatttcttttatttattcttttatttcagGATTGTGCCTGATGGTTCTAGTAGAGTGATCTGAACTGATAGTCTTTCTTCCCACAGTGAATTCAGGCAcccttttagaatcatagagttggaagagaccacaagggccatccagtccaaccccctgccatgcaggaaatcacaatcaaagcatcctcaacagatggccatccagcctctgcttaaagacctccaaggaaggagactccaccacactccaagggagtgtgttccactgtcaaacagcccctactgtcaggaagttccacctaatgttgaggtcgaatctcttttcctggaacttgcatccattgttccgggtcctgttttctggagcagcagaaaacaagcttgctccctcctcaatatgacatcccttcaaatatttaaacagggctatcatatcacctcttaactttctcttctccaggctaaacatccccagctccctaagttgttcctcatagggcatggtttccagacccttcaccattttagttgccctcctttggacatgctccagtttctcaacatcttttttgaattgtggtgcccatctTGGCCTGCAGGGTATTGTCTTTATTGTACAGTTACAGCAGGAATAGCCAAGGAAGGCATGGAAGATTAATCTTTACATTGCATTCTTTTGTATAGATTTTGTAATGCCTACAGAATGGAATTGTGGCATTCTTAAGTCATTAGATATTCTTTGTCTCATCTTAGCATTAACATTTTTGATACTCTGGATTTTGTTAAATGCTTGAGCCATGATCCTAATGCCATGGAGTGGAGTAGTTCTATGACATAGCAGTACAAAAAAGATTCACATTTAACAGTTCAGTTATCTGATGTCATTTTTGTTATATTGTACAAGAAATTGGTATACAGATGAACCTTCCTGTGGAAGTGAAGCCTGTGTTGTGATGTATCATCAACCAACGGCAAATCCAGGCTTGGGAGGACCTTATCTTTACCAATGGAATGATGACAGATGCAACATGAAGCACAATTTTATCTGCAAGTACAATTCAGGTAGGAAATGTTAAAACTAGAATTCATTATGTGGTGTAGCAAATAAATTTGAATAATTATTATCAATTAAAAATTCTCACAACTCTGAAATCAAAACCAAAAGGAAATCTCCACATAAGTACTTGCTTGCCTTTAAATGAGGATGGAAGACCACAGAGCAGTTGAGGGCCATTTTTAATTAGCCCTGCATATCTATGGAACACATCCCACCCCACTGATTCCCCCCTGCTAAAAACAAATATTGGTCCCCACATGGAAAAGAGCACCGTGAGAAGCCGTGGGCCTTGTGTGTAATTTGCCATTTAAATGTTACCCCCACTCCATTCTGTTTCAGGCTGCAAAGACCTATTTTACAAACCAGTTGTTGGTTTTGTAAGATGAATTCTCCATGTGCTCTTCAGGAAGTCCTCATGTTCTCTGATGCATTGAAGGGGCTCAACACATAGCTGTAGTTCACTGACCTTCTCTTCTAAGAGAGGAACCAGTTTGTACTTGCTGCAGGTGTAGTTGGTGAGGTTTTtaagcaagaagacaaacatagcTTATTGATGCAGCAGACAATTATGGATCCTTCTGCCTCCATCATTGCAGTAATTTgtctcccctttctccctttaaTACCGATATGGGATATATgagttcccaaaatccccaggCCAGTATGgctactagccatgctggcttggaGATTCTATAAGTTGTAGCCAAATTACTAGCATTCCTTAGCTCTCACTGGCACTTCCCAGGGAATCTTGTTAAACTGCTTAAATCCTTTATAGTTAGAAAGGCCTACCCATTGGTtgccatatcacagggtttttgggggctgagagtTTGTTACTGAGTagtggaagaaaagaagaagacacagTCATATGGAAGGGGAGGTGTaactatggggctcaacagactgtcCCCAAAAAAATAGTCTGGAGATGTCcttttttactccagagggaacccacagcaaccaaaccacgcaGGCTCCCTCTGCTCCAAAAATAACCCCctaaaagtgggttgttttcagGGGTGTGCGGGCGCTGCCATCAGTGCGCCATTAGCACATTGGTGCATCAATAATGCAAGCACAGCGACATATGGACGCTGTGCATCACTTGCATCATGTATGTGCACCCTGTGTTGGTGGGGCTGCACAGTCATGGTGGTGGCgcctatacatactagggtttgggagcgtgcggtTTTGAGCTTTTGGCCCacctgtaccgggcctatgttaGTATGTCTATAACTGctgaggagaaagtgggaagccatattttgttttgttatgtataactgatatttttattccctttccccctctcttgaGTTGTTTCCTtttatgttcttttctttttacagttgTAGTAGatgtaatttttaatgtatttggaaAAGTCTTAACAATAATAAATGAAAGTCCTGCTCATGCATGCCACATTTAAATTAAACTTATcttcttgtttgctgctgctgctgctgttgttgttgtatgcattcaattcatttctcacttatggtgaccctaaggcaaagctattgtGGAGTTTcctttgcagaatttgttcagaatgggtatgtatttgcct from Sceloporus undulatus isolate JIND9_A2432 ecotype Alabama chromosome 3, SceUnd_v1.1, whole genome shotgun sequence encodes the following:
- the CHODL gene encoding chondrolectin isoform X2, which codes for MAPPSPPLLLGAWLLWAQGCLAQQVLSGQKICYGDSTHPCYMIAYFQDLSRRVGFQEARQGCEMEGGVLLSLESEAEQKLIESMLQNLTKSGPGISDGDFWIGLWRSGEGQTTSSACPDLYKWTDGSSSLFRNWYTDEPSCGSEACVVMYHQPTANPGLGGPYLYQWNDDRCNMKHNFICKYNSDDIFEKELGDRADSHYEVQATVPTGKPHDSSKPEDHFPVVVTETGGLIPNLIYVVIPTIPLLLLILVAFGTCCFQMLHRREARRNCFNDSSPLSSECLAEHLDSNL
- the CHODL gene encoding chondrolectin isoform X3 is translated as MAPPSPPLLLGAWLLWAQGCLAQQVLSGQKICYGDSTHPCYMIAYFQDLSRRVGFQEARQGCEMEGGVLLSLESEAEQKLIESMLQNLTKSGPGISDGDFWIGLWRSGEGQTTSSACPDLYKWTDGSSSLFRNWYTDEPSCGSEACVVMYHQPTANPGLGGPYLYQWNDDRCNMKHNFICKYNSDDIFEKELGDRADSHYVQATVPTGKPHDSSKPEDHFPVVVTETGGLIPNLIYVVIPTIPLLLLILVAFGTCCFQMLHRSKGRTKTSPDQSTLWISKYPRKDSSMEV
- the CHODL gene encoding chondrolectin isoform X1 encodes the protein MAPPSPPLLLGAWLLWAQGCLAQQVLSGQKICYGDSTHPCYMIAYFQDLSRRVGFQEARQGCEMEGGVLLSLESEAEQKLIESMLQNLTKSGPGISDGDFWIGLWRSGEGQTTSSACPDLYKWTDGSSSLFRNWYTDEPSCGSEACVVMYHQPTANPGLGGPYLYQWNDDRCNMKHNFICKYNSDDIFEKELGDRADSHYEVQATVPTGKPHDSSKPEDHFPVVVTETGGLIPNLIYVVIPTIPLLLLILVAFGTCCFQMLHRSKGRTKTSPDQSTLWISKYPRKDSSMEV